One region of Jatrophihabitans cynanchi genomic DNA includes:
- the ftsE gene encoding cell division ATP-binding protein FtsE has translation MIRLHSVSKVYPAGARPALDDVSFDIDKGEFVFLIGQSGSGKTTVLRLLLREEVSDAGIVTVNGKNLNRLARRKVPDLRRKIGCVFQDFRLLPKKTVYENVAFALEVINKSPKAIKRTVPEVLDLVGLQGKAQRLPNELSGGEQQRVAIARAFVNRPLVLLADEPTGNLDPDTSQGIMSLLERINRTGTTVVMATHDNNIVDAMRRRVIELEFGKVIRDQSRGVYGVGR, from the coding sequence GTGATCCGGCTGCACAGTGTTTCCAAGGTCTACCCGGCCGGTGCCCGCCCCGCGCTCGATGATGTCTCCTTCGACATCGACAAGGGCGAGTTCGTCTTCCTGATCGGCCAGTCCGGTTCGGGCAAGACCACCGTGTTGCGCCTGCTGCTGCGCGAGGAGGTCTCCGACGCCGGCATCGTGACGGTCAACGGCAAGAACCTGAACCGGCTGGCCCGGCGCAAGGTACCGGACCTGCGCCGCAAGATCGGCTGCGTGTTCCAGGACTTCCGGCTGCTGCCCAAGAAGACCGTCTACGAGAACGTCGCGTTCGCGCTGGAAGTGATCAACAAGTCGCCGAAGGCCATCAAGCGCACCGTTCCGGAGGTGCTCGACCTGGTGGGGCTGCAGGGCAAGGCGCAGCGGCTGCCGAACGAGCTGTCCGGCGGCGAGCAGCAGCGGGTGGCCATCGCCCGCGCGTTCGTGAACCGGCCGCTCGTCCTGCTCGCCGACGAGCCGACCGGGAACCTGGACCCGGACACCAGCCAGGGCATCATGAGCCTGCTTGAGCGCATCAACCGCACCGGCACCACCGTCGTCATGGCTACGCACGACAACAACATCGTCGACGCGATGCGCCGGCGGGTCATCGAGCTCGAGTTCGGCAAGGTCATTCGCGATCAGTCCCGCGGTGTCTACGGGGTCGGCCGCTGA
- a CDS encoding SigE family RNA polymerase sigma factor translates to MRLTADDFAAYVAAHQTALLRFAVVLCGDRHLAEELVSDVLVKAFERWTDVATADHRHAYVRRMLVNHYISWQRKWARQRPYGDEIVDCAVSDRAHELAERDALLAGLRRLPRQQRAVIVLHFYEGLSTDETAETLGCRPGTVRSHLSRGLAAPRIDYTQREAPDA, encoded by the coding sequence ATGAGGCTGACGGCGGACGATTTCGCTGCCTATGTGGCCGCGCACCAGACTGCGCTGCTGCGGTTTGCTGTCGTACTGTGCGGCGACCGGCATCTGGCCGAGGAACTCGTTTCCGACGTCCTGGTCAAGGCGTTCGAGCGGTGGACGGATGTCGCGACGGCCGATCACAGGCACGCGTACGTGCGGCGGATGCTGGTCAATCACTACATCTCATGGCAGCGCAAATGGGCCCGGCAGCGACCGTACGGCGATGAGATCGTGGACTGCGCGGTATCGGACCGCGCACACGAGCTAGCCGAGCGAGATGCCTTGCTCGCCGGACTGCGGAGATTGCCGCGCCAACAGCGCGCGGTGATCGTCCTGCACTTCTACGAGGGACTGTCCACAGACGAGACTGCCGAGACGCTCGGTTGCCGGCCGGGCACGGTCCGCAGTCACCTCTCGCGCGGCTTGGCCGCGCCCCGCATCGATTACACACAGCGGGAGGCGCCAGATGCCTGA
- a CDS encoding pilus assembly protein TadG-related protein: protein MSILRLGHDDRGSTLPLILGFFLVALLAVAGSVAAGDAFVHQRSLQDVCDGAAAAAAASAADLARGSALAGGAELRFAGAQAAVAAYLARDGDRAHVQAVTGLSQDATVLTVRCEQTSGIVFGAMFGLGRGVHQSARSSARAPLS from the coding sequence GTGAGCATCCTTCGGCTCGGGCACGACGACCGCGGTTCGACCCTGCCGCTGATCCTCGGGTTCTTCCTGGTCGCGTTGCTCGCGGTGGCGGGGTCGGTCGCGGCCGGCGACGCGTTCGTGCACCAGCGCAGCCTGCAGGACGTGTGCGACGGCGCCGCGGCCGCCGCAGCGGCGAGCGCGGCCGACCTGGCCCGCGGTAGCGCCCTCGCCGGTGGCGCCGAGTTGCGCTTCGCCGGGGCGCAGGCCGCAGTGGCCGCGTACCTCGCACGCGACGGTGACCGCGCACACGTGCAGGCGGTCACCGGCCTGTCGCAGGACGCGACCGTGCTCACGGTGCGCTGCGAGCAGACGTCCGGCATCGTCTTCGGTGCGATGTTCGGTCTCGGCCGCGGCGTTCACCAGTCCGCGCGCTCCTCCGCCCGAGCGCCGCTGTCCTGA
- a CDS encoding TadE/TadG family type IV pilus assembly protein has protein sequence MARFAVPRSDRGASVVEFAMLAVLLVLLLFTVLQVALWFYARNVVASAAADAARYAAGTTGASDAGAQRADQLIGKGLTARAAADIPCVQADAVDSSGLPTRTVHCRGRLRMALLPFDLPLTIDVRSSALIEATP, from the coding sequence ATGGCACGTTTCGCCGTGCCGCGTTCGGACCGCGGCGCGAGCGTCGTCGAGTTCGCCATGCTCGCGGTGCTGCTCGTGCTGCTGCTGTTCACGGTGCTGCAGGTGGCGCTCTGGTTCTACGCCCGCAACGTCGTCGCCTCCGCGGCCGCGGACGCGGCCCGCTACGCGGCCGGCACCACGGGAGCGTCCGACGCTGGTGCGCAGCGCGCCGATCAGCTGATCGGCAAGGGGCTGACCGCCCGTGCCGCCGCGGACATCCCGTGCGTGCAGGCCGACGCCGTCGACTCGTCCGGACTGCCCACGCGTACCGTGCACTGCCGAGGGCGGCTGCGGATGGCGCTGCTGCCGTTCGACCTGCCGCTGACGATCGACGTCCGCTCGTCCGCATTGATCGAGGCGACGCCGTGA
- the ftsX gene encoding permease-like cell division protein FtsX — MRANFVLSGVAAGIRRNAAMTIALVLSTSIALAFVGAAILANTEITKFKAKYEDKINVSVYLCAQLHTGDPNCKHKTTPAETAALQQMLLADPMVKSASYVSEQEAYQRGKEQLQGTTGDFLHPGDLPASFTVKLKDLQKDYTAFHDKYSGVTGVGRVNNQIDTINTLLNIIDSARWFSIVIALLVLLASVLLIANTIQVAAAQRKNETSIMRLVGASRWMTELPFMLEAVIASAIGGFVAIGLIAAGKSYVLDNVFEGPTRNGVIPNLNVNDVLVAGGSGLIVGVVLSAITAFVTLRLYVRL, encoded by the coding sequence ATGCGCGCCAATTTCGTGTTGTCCGGAGTGGCTGCCGGCATCCGGCGCAACGCCGCGATGACTATCGCGCTCGTGCTCAGCACCTCGATCGCGCTCGCGTTCGTCGGCGCGGCGATCCTCGCCAACACCGAGATCACCAAGTTCAAGGCCAAGTACGAGGACAAGATCAACGTCTCGGTGTACCTGTGCGCGCAACTGCACACCGGTGACCCGAACTGCAAGCACAAGACAACGCCCGCCGAGACCGCGGCACTGCAGCAGATGCTGCTCGCGGACCCGATGGTCAAGTCCGCCAGCTACGTCTCCGAGCAGGAGGCGTACCAGCGCGGCAAGGAGCAGTTGCAGGGCACCACCGGTGACTTCCTGCACCCCGGCGACCTGCCCGCGTCGTTCACCGTCAAGCTCAAGGACCTGCAGAAGGACTACACGGCGTTCCACGACAAGTACTCGGGCGTCACCGGCGTGGGCCGGGTGAACAACCAGATCGACACGATCAACACGCTGCTGAACATCATCGACAGCGCCAGATGGTTCTCGATCGTGATCGCGCTGCTGGTGCTGCTCGCCTCGGTGCTGCTGATCGCGAACACCATCCAGGTCGCGGCGGCCCAGCGCAAGAACGAGACCAGCATCATGCGCCTGGTGGGCGCCTCGAGGTGGATGACCGAGTTGCCGTTCATGCTCGAGGCGGTGATCGCCTCGGCGATCGGCGGATTCGTCGCCATCGGGCTGATCGCAGCCGGAAAGAGCTACGTCCTGGACAACGTGTTCGAAGGGCCGACGCGCAACGGGGTGATCCCGAACCTGAACGTCAACGACGTGCTGGTCGCCGGTGGCAGTGGCCTGATCGTCGGGGTCGTCCTCTCGGCCATCACCGCGTTTGTCACGTTGCGCCTGTACGTACGGTTGTAG
- a CDS encoding DUF6895 family protein: MTVCVSGGGAPPDAATGHALELLHSALDVVELLVTHVIEPGRAEQEGFTKEVGEIAMLLRLADRVLTGDADRQRIVDLAGRIASLARSPEHRGVIVRRPSRAAAHLLAHACLQQFGCIDPAFDELARAALAASAAGASERVPYRLLDVAWIRHLLLGDGELDHPALALSPIAQGVDLVGATTEDAYAFSHALPYATDFGRHPLPGWADTRWLAGIADALVLKALDEDDLDLLGELLMVPALLRRPWSPVQWFGWRVLCDTWRYYGFVPGPGLPAATAVESTAQTRRRVLGTVYHTTLVGGLLVATLHSCGYWPPAEPPVSTGRVLPPVGGVDPADTALVWQRVWHRLDAHERADLAAVPEGMALHRALARTDVAAMLHSLRNTRALLPEPLVSQSAELLNRLAIVVGA; encoded by the coding sequence ATGACAGTCTGCGTGTCCGGTGGCGGCGCCCCACCGGACGCCGCCACCGGCCACGCGCTCGAACTGCTCCATTCGGCCCTCGACGTCGTCGAACTGCTGGTCACGCACGTGATCGAACCCGGCCGGGCGGAGCAGGAGGGCTTCACCAAGGAGGTCGGCGAGATCGCGATGCTGCTGCGGCTCGCCGACCGGGTACTGACCGGTGACGCCGACCGGCAACGCATCGTCGACCTGGCCGGTCGCATCGCCTCACTCGCACGGTCGCCGGAACACCGCGGCGTGATCGTGCGCCGCCCGTCCCGGGCAGCGGCACACCTGCTTGCGCACGCCTGCCTGCAGCAGTTCGGCTGCATCGACCCGGCCTTCGACGAGCTCGCGCGGGCAGCACTTGCCGCGAGCGCCGCCGGGGCGAGCGAGCGGGTGCCGTACCGGCTGCTGGACGTCGCGTGGATCCGGCACCTGCTGCTCGGCGACGGCGAACTGGACCACCCCGCGCTCGCGCTCTCGCCGATCGCGCAAGGGGTCGACCTCGTCGGTGCCACGACCGAGGACGCGTATGCGTTCAGCCACGCGCTGCCGTACGCCACCGATTTCGGACGCCACCCGTTGCCCGGCTGGGCCGACACCCGCTGGCTGGCGGGCATCGCCGACGCGCTGGTACTGAAGGCGCTGGACGAGGACGACCTGGACCTGCTCGGCGAACTGCTGATGGTTCCCGCGCTGCTGCGCCGGCCCTGGTCGCCCGTGCAGTGGTTCGGCTGGCGGGTGCTGTGTGACACCTGGCGCTACTACGGCTTCGTGCCCGGCCCCGGGCTGCCGGCCGCAACCGCTGTCGAGTCCACCGCGCAGACACGCCGCCGCGTGCTCGGCACCGTCTACCACACGACGCTGGTCGGCGGCCTGCTCGTGGCGACCCTGCACTCGTGCGGGTACTGGCCGCCCGCCGAGCCGCCTGTGTCGACCGGCCGCGTGCTGCCGCCGGTCGGCGGTGTCGACCCGGCCGACACCGCGCTCGTCTGGCAGCGGGTCTGGCACCGGCTCGATGCGCACGAGCGGGCCGACCTGGCCGCGGTCCCCGAGGGAATGGCCCTGCACCGCGCGCTCGCACGCACCGACGTGGCTGCGATGTTGCACTCGCTGCGCAATACGCGCGCGCTGCTGCCCGAACCCTTGGTGAGCCAGAGCGCCGAACTGCTCAACCGGCTCGCGATCGTCGTCGGCGCCTGA
- a CDS encoding DUF5615 family PIN-like protein has translation MSEKLLLDEHYSDAIAAELRAAGHDVVAVVADPQLRAQPDSEVFRHAVASGRRIVTENIKDFRPLLLEAYASGDQAAAPLLLVPPNRFPRGAGRRSAAIVKAVSDWLDTAEAADRPDEDWLV, from the coding sequence GTGAGCGAGAAGCTACTTCTCGACGAGCACTACTCGGACGCGATCGCGGCCGAACTGCGTGCGGCCGGGCACGACGTCGTCGCGGTGGTGGCCGACCCGCAGTTGCGCGCGCAGCCTGACTCGGAGGTGTTTCGTCACGCCGTCGCATCCGGACGGCGCATCGTCACCGAGAACATCAAGGACTTCCGCCCGCTCTTGTTAGAGGCTTACGCCTCGGGTGATCAGGCGGCGGCGCCGCTGCTGCTGGTGCCGCCGAACCGGTTCCCGCGCGGAGCCGGGCGCCGTTCGGCCGCGATCGTCAAGGCGGTGTCCGACTGGCTCGACACCGCCGAGGCCGCAGATCGACCTGACGAGGACTGGCTGGTCTAG
- a CDS encoding ABC transporter permease encodes MSAVTAPPSRSHLWQVVEYQLYVGRRIWRSMFIVGVFTPLAYVLSLGIGLGTVVNNHGNSLGVPYLVYVAPAFLTAAALQIAAADSAYPIMAGFKWIRTFHGMAATPLTPAQICDGQLMWVALRIFANSLVYLAIMAAFGGTERWWVVLCVPIATLTAMAFAAPVAAIAATMENEGNGFNMLFRFVVTPMFLFSGTFYPVSELPEWGRWLAYISPLWHGTELARGSAIGHLAGTAVLGHLAYLLLWFVVGLGLARWRFGVRLSK; translated from the coding sequence ATGAGCGCCGTAACAGCGCCCCCCTCGCGCAGTCACCTCTGGCAGGTCGTCGAGTACCAGCTGTACGTCGGGCGGCGGATCTGGCGCAGCATGTTCATCGTCGGCGTGTTCACCCCGCTGGCGTACGTGCTCTCGCTCGGCATCGGGCTGGGGACGGTGGTCAACAACCACGGCAACAGCCTGGGCGTGCCGTACCTGGTGTACGTCGCGCCGGCGTTCCTCACCGCGGCCGCGCTGCAGATCGCCGCGGCCGACTCGGCGTACCCGATCATGGCCGGCTTCAAGTGGATCCGCACCTTCCACGGCATGGCCGCCACCCCGCTCACCCCGGCCCAGATCTGCGACGGGCAGCTGATGTGGGTGGCGCTGCGCATCTTCGCCAACTCGCTCGTGTACCTGGCGATCATGGCCGCGTTCGGCGGCACTGAGCGCTGGTGGGTGGTGCTCTGCGTCCCGATCGCGACGCTCACCGCGATGGCGTTCGCCGCCCCGGTCGCCGCGATCGCGGCCACGATGGAGAACGAGGGCAACGGCTTCAACATGCTGTTCCGGTTCGTCGTCACGCCGATGTTCCTGTTCAGCGGCACCTTCTACCCGGTCAGCGAACTGCCGGAGTGGGGACGCTGGCTGGCGTACATCTCGCCGCTGTGGCACGGCACCGAGCTGGCCCGCGGGTCTGCGATCGGGCACCTCGCCGGCACCGCGGTGCTCGGCCACCTGGCCTACCTGCTGCTGTGGTTCGTCGTCGGGCTCGGGCTGGCCCGGTGGCGGTTCGGCGTCAGGTTGAGCAAGTGA
- a CDS encoding amidohydrolase family protein, producing the protein MDDADVPAFWRRLGLPGLIDIHVHFMPKPVLDAVWRYFDAAQEHYGVAWPVQYRASDEKRLATLAELGVRAFPALLYPHRPDMAGSLNAWAREFAARTPGCVPTGTFYPEPGAPDYVRAALDAGTRVFKVHVQVGAFDPREDVLDPVWGMLAEAAVPVVVHCGSGPLPGEHTGPGPFGEVLARHPRLTAVIAHCGAPEYAEHLAFARRYPNVHLDTTMVGTRFMEALAPVPPEIVAELGDLGERVVLGSDFPNIPYPYAEQLAALERFDLGERWLRAVCWDNGARLLRIPRG; encoded by the coding sequence GTGGACGATGCCGACGTCCCGGCGTTCTGGCGCCGGCTCGGCCTTCCCGGGCTGATCGACATCCACGTGCACTTCATGCCCAAGCCGGTGCTGGACGCGGTCTGGCGCTACTTCGACGCGGCGCAGGAGCACTACGGGGTCGCCTGGCCGGTGCAGTACCGCGCGTCCGATGAGAAGCGGCTGGCCACGCTGGCCGAACTGGGGGTGCGGGCCTTCCCGGCGCTGCTGTACCCGCACCGTCCGGACATGGCCGGATCGCTCAACGCGTGGGCGCGCGAGTTCGCCGCGCGGACGCCCGGCTGCGTACCCACCGGGACGTTCTACCCGGAGCCGGGGGCGCCGGACTACGTGCGCGCGGCCCTCGACGCGGGCACCCGGGTGTTCAAGGTGCACGTGCAGGTGGGCGCGTTCGACCCGCGCGAGGACGTGCTCGACCCGGTGTGGGGGATGCTCGCCGAGGCCGCGGTGCCGGTGGTGGTGCACTGCGGCAGCGGCCCGCTGCCCGGCGAGCACACCGGACCCGGGCCGTTCGGCGAGGTGCTCGCCCGCCATCCGCGGCTGACCGCGGTGATCGCCCACTGCGGTGCGCCCGAGTACGCCGAGCACCTCGCGTTCGCACGCCGGTATCCGAACGTGCACCTGGACACGACCATGGTCGGCACCCGGTTCATGGAGGCCCTGGCCCCCGTCCCGCCGGAGATCGTCGCCGAACTGGGCGACCTGGGCGAGCGGGTGGTGCTCGGCAGCGACTTCCCGAACATCCCGTATCCGTACGCCGAGCAGCTGGCCGCCTTGGAGCGGTTCGACCTGGGTGAGCGGTGGCTGCGGGCGGTGTGCTGGGACAACGGCGCCCGGCTGCTGCGCATCCCGCGCGGGTAG
- a CDS encoding ABC transporter permease, with protein sequence MSAPPIAPGARASATFRILPPGMYAGRSHVVLERAFKVYRRGWMLIFSGFFEPLFYLFSLGTGLHNLVGTVTGPGGHELSYTAFIAPALLASSAMNGAIYDSTMNVFFKMKYGKLYDAMLATSLGPLDVAVGEIGWALIRGGLYSAGFMIVMVAMGLTASWWAAAMLPAALLIAFAFGAVGMAVTTYMKTFQDLDMVQVAVLPMFLFSGTFYNLHVYPTWLRIIVECLPLNHGIELLRALNAGVLDWSMLGHLAYFAVMAAVGVAVTAKRLDKLLLR encoded by the coding sequence ATGAGCGCTCCGCCGATCGCACCGGGGGCCCGCGCGTCGGCGACGTTCCGGATCCTGCCGCCCGGCATGTACGCCGGACGCAGTCACGTAGTGCTCGAGCGCGCGTTCAAGGTGTACCGGCGCGGCTGGATGCTGATCTTCTCCGGCTTCTTCGAGCCGCTGTTCTACCTGTTCTCGCTCGGCACCGGGCTGCACAACCTGGTCGGGACCGTGACCGGACCCGGCGGGCACGAGCTCAGCTACACCGCGTTCATCGCGCCCGCCCTACTGGCCTCGTCGGCGATGAACGGCGCGATCTACGACTCGACGATGAACGTCTTCTTCAAGATGAAGTACGGCAAGCTCTACGACGCGATGCTGGCCACCTCGCTCGGGCCGCTGGACGTGGCGGTGGGCGAGATCGGCTGGGCGCTCATCCGCGGCGGGCTGTACTCCGCCGGTTTCATGATCGTGATGGTGGCGATGGGGCTCACCGCGTCGTGGTGGGCGGCCGCGATGTTGCCGGCGGCGCTGCTGATCGCGTTCGCGTTCGGCGCGGTCGGGATGGCCGTGACGACGTACATGAAGACGTTCCAGGACCTGGACATGGTGCAGGTGGCGGTGCTGCCGATGTTCCTGTTCAGCGGCACCTTCTACAACCTGCACGTGTACCCGACGTGGCTGCGGATCATCGTGGAGTGCCTGCCCCTGAATCACGGGATCGAGCTACTGCGCGCGCTGAACGCGGGTGTGCTGGACTGGTCGATGCTCGGGCACCTGGCCTACTTTGCGGTGATGGCCGCGGTCGGGGTCGCCGTCACGGCCAAGCGGCTGGACAAGCTGCTGCTGCGCTGA
- a CDS encoding TadE/TadG family type IV pilus assembly protein — protein sequence MSERRVAGDDGTAIIEFVFVAIVVLLPLVYLIAAVATVQRSSLAVSQAAREAGRAFATSDRPDQAAARVRAAVRIALHDQGLDDDADLRFVAAGAGCDSARVVPRLDPGAQFTVCVIRHAALPAVPSVLQGRGITTIGRYTVHVDEFRSVP from the coding sequence GTGAGCGAACGGCGCGTCGCCGGCGATGACGGGACGGCGATCATCGAGTTCGTCTTCGTCGCGATCGTGGTGCTGCTCCCGCTCGTCTACCTCATCGCGGCGGTGGCCACCGTGCAGCGCAGCTCGCTGGCAGTCAGCCAGGCCGCCCGCGAGGCCGGCCGCGCCTTCGCGACCAGTGACCGGCCGGACCAGGCCGCCGCGCGGGTGCGCGCCGCGGTGCGGATCGCCTTGCACGACCAGGGACTCGACGACGACGCCGACCTGCGGTTCGTCGCGGCCGGGGCCGGTTGCGACTCGGCACGGGTGGTGCCGCGGCTCGATCCCGGCGCGCAGTTCACCGTGTGCGTGATCCGCCACGCCGCCCTGCCGGCGGTGCCGAGCGTGCTGCAGGGGCGGGGCATCACCACGATCGGCCGCTACACCGTGCACGTCGACGAGTTCCGCAGCGTCCCGTGA
- the prfB gene encoding peptide chain release factor 2 produces the protein MWTVVDVPAELKELSATLASIEQVLDLAKLHREVADLETQASAPDLWDDPEKAQQVTSRLSYAQGEIRKVEELRRRTDDAQLLWEMGEEADDAETKAESEAEAVSLHKAIGELEVRTLLSGQYDAREALVTIRSEAGGVDAADFAEMLLRMYLRWAERHNYATEVLDTSYAEEAGIKSATFQVRVPYAYGTLSVEQGTHRLVRISPFDNQGRRQTSFAGVEVLPVVESSDHVDIPDDDIRVDVYRSSGPGGQGVNTTDSAVRITHLPTGIVVSCQNERSQIQNRASAMNVLQAKLLERRREQEQATMDALKDSGNSWGNQMRSYVLHPYQMVKDLRTGFEVGNPQSVLDGEIDGFIEAGIRWRRGQQLASPTG, from the coding sequence ATCTGGACGGTCGTGGACGTCCCCGCTGAACTCAAAGAACTCTCGGCCACCCTCGCGAGCATCGAGCAGGTGCTCGACCTGGCCAAACTGCACCGCGAGGTAGCCGACCTGGAGACGCAGGCGTCCGCGCCCGATCTGTGGGACGACCCGGAGAAGGCGCAGCAGGTGACGTCCCGGCTGTCCTACGCGCAGGGCGAGATCCGCAAGGTCGAGGAGCTGCGCCGGCGCACCGACGACGCGCAACTGCTGTGGGAGATGGGCGAGGAGGCCGACGACGCCGAGACCAAGGCCGAGTCCGAGGCGGAGGCCGTCTCGTTGCACAAGGCCATCGGCGAACTCGAGGTCCGCACCCTGCTCTCCGGCCAGTACGACGCGCGCGAGGCGCTGGTGACCATCCGCTCCGAGGCCGGAGGTGTGGACGCCGCCGACTTCGCCGAGATGCTGCTGCGCATGTACCTGCGCTGGGCCGAGCGGCACAACTACGCCACCGAGGTGCTGGACACCTCCTACGCCGAGGAGGCCGGAATCAAGTCGGCCACCTTCCAGGTCAGGGTGCCGTACGCGTACGGCACCCTGAGCGTGGAGCAGGGCACCCATCGGCTGGTGCGGATCAGCCCGTTCGACAACCAGGGCCGGCGCCAGACCAGCTTCGCCGGCGTCGAGGTGCTGCCGGTCGTCGAGTCGTCCGACCACGTCGACATCCCCGACGACGACATCCGGGTGGATGTCTACCGCTCGTCCGGGCCGGGCGGGCAGGGCGTCAACACCACCGACTCGGCCGTGCGCATCACCCACCTGCCGACCGGGATCGTGGTCAGCTGCCAGAACGAGCGCAGCCAGATCCAGAACCGGGCCAGCGCCATGAACGTGCTGCAGGCCAAGCTGCTCGAGCGCCGCCGCGAACAGGAGCAGGCCACCATGGATGCCCTCAAGGACAGCGGCAACAGCTGGGGCAACCAGATGCGCAGCTACGTGCTGCACCCGTACCAGATGGTCAAGGACCTGCGCACCGGCTTCGAGGTCGGCAACCCGCAGTCCGTGCTCGACGGCGAGATCGACGGCTTCATCGAGGCCGGCATCCGTTGGCGCAGGGGTCAGCAGCTCGCTTCCCCCACCGGCTGA
- a CDS encoding ABC transporter ATP-binding protein: protein MVAPSPRAVADVTSRPAPDLLIEARGLTKTFGDFTAVDGIDVAVPRGEAFGFLGPNGAGKSSTMRMIACVAPITSGSLRILGMDPVSQGPQIRARLGVVPQQDTLDLELTVRENLYIYGRYFGMSRAALRPKIDDLLDFAQLTERADAKVEPLSGGMKRRLTIARSLINDPDILLLDEPTTGLDPQARHVLWDRLYRLKQQGVTLVLTTHYMDEAEQLCDRLVVMDGGRIVAEGSPQQLITAHSTREVAELRFAPGENAAAAERIGDLLDDARERAEVLPDRVLLYVADGEQALARAHEAGLSPISSLVRRSTLEDVFLRLTGRSLID, encoded by the coding sequence GTGGTCGCCCCCTCCCCGCGTGCTGTCGCCGACGTCACGTCGCGCCCCGCCCCCGACCTGCTGATCGAGGCCCGCGGCCTGACGAAGACGTTCGGGGACTTCACCGCGGTCGACGGCATCGACGTCGCGGTGCCGCGCGGCGAGGCGTTCGGCTTCCTCGGCCCGAACGGAGCGGGTAAGAGCTCGACGATGCGGATGATCGCGTGCGTCGCGCCGATCACGTCCGGGTCGCTGCGGATCCTCGGCATGGACCCGGTCAGCCAGGGCCCGCAGATCAGGGCCCGGCTCGGCGTCGTCCCCCAGCAGGACACCCTCGACCTCGAGCTCACGGTTCGGGAGAACCTGTACATCTACGGCCGGTACTTCGGCATGTCGCGGGCCGCGCTGCGTCCGAAGATCGACGACCTGCTCGACTTCGCCCAGCTCACCGAGCGGGCCGACGCCAAGGTGGAGCCGCTGTCCGGCGGCATGAAACGCCGGCTCACCATCGCGCGATCGCTGATCAACGATCCGGACATCCTGCTGCTGGACGAGCCGACCACTGGCCTGGACCCGCAGGCCAGGCACGTGTTGTGGGACCGGCTCTACCGGCTCAAGCAACAGGGCGTCACGCTGGTGCTCACGACGCACTACATGGACGAGGCCGAGCAGCTGTGCGACCGGCTCGTCGTGATGGACGGCGGGCGCATCGTCGCCGAGGGGTCGCCACAGCAGTTGATCACGGCGCACTCGACCCGCGAGGTGGCCGAGCTGCGGTTCGCCCCGGGCGAGAACGCCGCGGCTGCCGAACGCATCGGCGACCTGCTGGACGACGCCCGCGAACGCGCCGAGGTGCTGCCGGACCGGGTGCTGCTGTACGTGGCCGACGGCGAGCAGGCCCTGGCGCGGGCGCACGAGGCCGGCCTTTCCCCCATCTCCAGCCTGGTGCGCCGCAGCACGCTGGAGGACGTGTTCCTGCGCCTCACCGGCCGATCGCTGATCGACTGA
- the smpB gene encoding SsrA-binding protein SmpB: protein MSVQAASSNRQGGRKIIAQNKKARHDYSILDVYEAGIVLTGTEVKSLRLGRASLVDGFATIDDGEIYLRNVHIPEYTHGSWTNHEPRRTRKLLLHRGEILRLIGKTKESGLTLVPLSIYFAAGKVKVEIALARGKRSYDKRQDLARKDADREVRRALGRRAKGMD, encoded by the coding sequence ATGTCCGTCCAAGCCGCCTCCAGCAATCGACAGGGCGGCCGCAAGATCATCGCCCAGAACAAGAAGGCCAGGCACGACTACTCGATCCTCGACGTCTACGAGGCAGGCATCGTGCTCACCGGCACCGAGGTCAAGTCGCTGCGCCTCGGCCGGGCCTCGCTCGTCGACGGCTTCGCCACTATCGACGACGGCGAGATCTACCTGCGCAACGTGCACATCCCGGAGTACACGCACGGCAGCTGGACCAACCACGAGCCGCGGCGCACCCGCAAGCTGCTGCTGCACCGTGGCGAGATCCTGCGCCTGATCGGCAAGACGAAGGAGAGCGGGCTGACGCTCGTCCCGCTGTCGATCTACTTCGCGGCAGGCAAGGTCAAGGTCGAGATCGCGCTGGCTCGGGGCAAGCGTTCGTACGACAAGCGGCAGGACCTTGCCCGCAAGGACGCCGATCGCGAGGTGCGCAGGGCGCTCGGCCGGCGCGCCAAGGGCATGGACTAG